A genomic window from Vitis riparia cultivar Riparia Gloire de Montpellier isolate 1030 chromosome 18, EGFV_Vit.rip_1.0, whole genome shotgun sequence includes:
- the LOC117907739 gene encoding transcription initiation factor IIA subunit 2 has protein sequence MATFELYRRSTIGMCLTETLDEMVQNGTLSPELAIQVLVQFDKSMTEALESQVKSKVTIKGHLHTYRFCDNVWTFILQDAVFKNEECQENVGQVKIVACDSKLLSQ, from the exons ATGGCAACGTTTGAACTTTATCGTAGATCGACGATCGGGATGTGTTTGACGGAAACATTGGACGAGATGGTTCAGAATGGTACTTTGAGTCCAGAGCTCGCCATTCAAGTTCTTGTCCAGTTCGACAAG TCTATGACTGAAGCTCTGGAAAGTCAAGTTAAAAGCAAGGTCACCATTAAG GGACATCTGCACACCTACAGATTCTGCGACAATGTCTGGACCTTCATCTTACAAGATGCTGTGTTTAAAAATGAGGAATGCCAGGAGAATGTTGGTCAGGTTAAAATAGTCGCATGCGACTCAAAGCTGCTGTCACAATGA